From the genome of Candidatus Defluviilinea proxima:
CACCGATGTACAAATCGTGAGTAGAACGGTCAAAGGAAATACGCCAAGGGTTTCTCAAGCCATAGGCCCAGATCTCTTTCTTAATGCCCGAGGTGGGATCACTGTAAAAGGGGTTTGTAGCAGGAATGGCGTAGGGTGAACCGGAGTTCACATCAATGCGCAAGATTTTTCCGAGGTGACTTTTCAAATTTTGTGCATTGTTATTGGGATCCCCTCCCCCACCACCATCACCTGTTGACCAATATAGGTATCCATCATTTCCAAAAGCAATCGTGCCACCATTATGATTCGAGTTTGTTGGATGATCGATGGTCAAAATGGTGGCGCCACTACCTGTATTGGCCAGGTCGGGATTCCCTACAGAAACAGTGTACTGTCTCAATGTCAAGACGGAGCCGTTTGAATCTCCACTTCGAGGTGCCGTGTACACAACGTAGAATTTTCCATTGCTTGCATAAGATGGATGGAAGGCAAGCCCCAACAATCCCTGTTCCCCGGAGGTCGATCGAACACTGGATTGAATATCTAGAAAGGGAGTTGACAACAACGACCCATTTTTTATGATGCGGATTTTTCCACTTCGTTCAAGAACAAACAACCGATTTGAGCCGTCACCTGCATGAGTAATGAATACAGGATTGTTCAAACCACTAGCAACTTCCTGGAAAGTTAATTTGGAAGGATCTAGAAATGCAGGGACTGCCACTACACCATCCAGAACATTACTATCGATGCCAAGTGTCAGGCTTCCCCATGTTTCGTCGTGATCGCCTTCATATTGCCGAATTCGTTGTTGATTCGCCCATACAGTATTTGGAATACAAGTTCCAAGGTTCCAAACACTCGCGCTCGGGTCGTAGTAGCCTTCTCCGATATTGTGATACCACCTTGCAGGCCAAATCACATCAGGAATATTTGTAATATTCAGAAAATCGCTTAAACCAGTATTACAAAGCGTTGAACCATATACGCCTGCCAAATTTCCGCGAGATTTTATCTGAGAAACCCACCCGTTCATAAAAGCATTAACTGCATTGCGACAAGCCGAGTCTGTACCATAGTATTCTATATCATAATAGACAACAGAACCTGTTTTGTCAGGATATGTAAGACCAAGTTCTGCGAGTCTTTCTACAGCCAGATTTGCTTCACTAACTCCCTGATTATAAGCAGTTGTCATATTGCTACTCATGCGTGAACTAAAGCCGGTACATGGCGCCTGGGGCCCCACCCATGTGGGGATAAACTGCCAGCCTTGTTGATTTAATTGTTGAAGATAGTATGCGGTCAATACATTGTTGGCACATGCCCGGCTGGATCCCCCGATATATAAATTAACGGCTTTATATGGACTGTTATTCCACCAAGTTTGCATTTGGGAGATGGATGGAATCTCACACTTGTCAAATCCCTGACCAGTAAACGTGTTGGTACTCCCAATACCTGCAAGTGTGCTTGTTATATTTGCATTTTCTATATCTAAAATCTCCAGAGCGGTAATTTCCGGTCGAACATCAGGAAGATGTACTGTTTGCCATGTAACACCTCCGTTGAACGTCTGTAGCAAACGGGTAGTTGATGAACAGGAAACAGAAGCAGGTTGATCGGTCAGAGATGAAGCGGTAACACAATCTGCCTCAACAGATTTGGCCCACCCAATATCCGTTGACACCATATCCAAGTTAACGATCGAAGAAGATAGTCCATCTGTGTTTTCAAATGTATCAAATTCTCCGTCTTTCATGCGAACAATAGTTTTTGTTCCTGAAATAACTGCAAGAAAGTTCTCGGGGTCAAGAATAGATAACGGAATAATCCCGGGCTCCGCACCTAAAGCCACCTGATATACAAGGGACCACTCATCGATTGAATTATCGTAAACATATAGAGTAAGGTTGTTTTTAAGACCCACATCTGTCGTCACTAAAATGCCTTGACCATTGAAATAATATGGTTGATAAATCACCGTAAGTGCATCCGTTTTTATCCCCGACTTTGCGTCCAGCCAATTGACGCCACCATCCTGTGTTCTAAAGATTTGATCTCCGGCTGGCCCACCAGTTGCCCAACCGGTTTGGGATTCACTAAAACTAATATTATCTGCAACCGGCAAAGTAGATCGTACCCAGGTAACTCCACCATCAGATGTTGTGAAAAGAGTACCTAAACTGAAGTTCGAACTTGTGGCTTGTTTTACAGCGATCCAGCCGGCCTGCACGTCAAACCACCCAATGCTTGCTTTCTCAGAATGAGCGGATACATCACCTTCATCAAACAAGTCTAGAGGCAGAGTCTCCCAGTTCTGCCCGTGATTGAGAGTTCGAGCAAGAGTAAAACTTGAACCGCCATCTGGATTATTGATATTCCACAATATCCAACCACTTTCTTGATCGAGAAAATACACGTCTTGTATTTTTGCATTTAATGGAATTGCAGGGCCGATTTCATTCCAAGTTTGAGCCGCATCCAATGTCCAGAATAAGTGCTCATTCGACAAAACCCAACCAGATGATGGTGTTAACAATTCAAACTGATCAATTTGAAGATTGGGTTGCATTACTGGCTTTTGCCACAATCCCTGGTCGTGCCCCACCCGCAAATACAGGAAGTATCAACAATAAAAGAAAAAATCTGCTCCAAATTCGCATCTCTACTCCGAATATGTAAATTTTTGCCGCTGAGGGGGAATATTGCTACAAAGTATTCTAACTGTTTATAGAATTATTTTGTTCCTTGTATCATCCCCTAATGGTACTCTTACGCTGACTACCCTATTAACAAGGGTAAATCTATTTTGCCATATCTGCTTTTACCTTATGAAGAATACACTTATCTACTCTCTTCAATATTTATATCGTTATGCTTATCTTAACGAACCTACAAGTTCGTCTCACCGAGAGGCGAACTTGTAGGTTCATATTACCCTTTATTACTTACGGTGCGGCGATCACCAACTCCGTGGTCATCCCCACATCATCCAACGAAGTGTACCAGTAGTCGGTCGTCAGACTTTCTGTCGGGATCCCCAGGATCTCGTTGAAACTGCTCAGGTACTTCGTTCTCTCACTCGTGAACACCTTCACTCCGTTCGTGCTCACCACTCGCACTGGTCCTCCGTTGATCCCATACCGCGGGAACACTCTCTGCCCCGGCAGGATCGAGTACGGTGTCGTGTTCTTCTTCACTCCTCCGATGTACATCCACTTCCGCTGTCTCTGTCTCACTCGGGTTCCCGATCACCAGGTACGTGATCATGCTGGCATCATCCAATGAGGTGAACCAGAGCTCGGTCGAGGTTTGAGCTATCGGGTATCCCAATACTTCATTGAAGCTGTTCCCATACTTCGTTCTCTCGCTCGTGAATACCTTCACTCCGTTCGTGCTCACCACTCGTACCGGCCCGCCGTTGATCCCATACCGCGGGAACACTCTCTGCCCCGGCAGGATCGAGTACGGTGTCGTGTTCTTCTTCACCCCTCCGATGTACACATCCACTTCCGCTGTCTCTGTCTCGCTCGGGTTCCCGATCACCAGGTACGTGATCATCCCCGCATCGTCATAGCTCGTGAACCAGAACTCTGTGTCCAGTTGGGTCGAGGGGAACCCCATCACTTCATTGAAGCTGTTCCCATACTTCGTTCTCTCGCTCGTGAACACACTCACTCCGTTCGTGCTCACCACTCGTACCGGTCCGCCGTTGATCCCATACCGCGGGTACACTCTCTGCCCAGGCGGGATCGAGTATGGTGTTGTGTTCTTCTTCACGCCTCCGATGTACACATCCACTAACGCTGTCTCTGTCTCACTCGGGTTCCCGATCACCAGGTAGGTGATCATGCCTGTATCGTCCAATGAGGTGAACCAGTATTCGGTCGTCAGTTGATCCGCGGGGAATCCTACGATCGAGTTGAAGCTGCTCCCGTAGATCGCCCGCTGGCTCGTGAACATGTTCACTCCGTTCGTGCTTCTCACTCGCACCGGTCCGCCGTTGATCCCGTACCGATCCGTTATACGTCCGCTTGGTGCAACGGTGTAGTTCTTTGGTGGGTTAACGCCTATTGTGACATTAACTTTGGCATGTCCGTATTCATATGCCCCGATGTCACAGTGACTCCCAAACGGACGGGTCACCCCGCGTTGATCGGTGGTGGGACATACGCTGTCATTGCCCGCGTCAATGGCAGAACTACCGGTTTGCAAGGGTATGGTTTGTGTGAAACCACCATAATTACCCAGGGTTCCCAACTTGGGATCGGCTGTGATGATGTTTGTTCCACCAACATACCCATCTTGAATTACACTGTCAGTGACATAAGGAACACTGGTGTCGTTATATATCTGTGATCCAGTGGGGGCACTGTTTCCCCATAAAATCACATTTTGTAATCCTAAGTTGCTATTCGCCTCATTATAAATCCCACCTCCATAAGTAGACGCCAAATTTGCACTGAACGTCGCATTCAAGATGTAAGGATGGCTGTCTTGATTCCCCATTCCGCCACCGTATACGGCTGAATTGCCGCTAAAGGTTACATTGGTCAAGCTTGCATCGCTAAAGTGATTCCACATCCCACCGCCAAAATTCGCCGAGTTATTGCTAAACACTACACTGTGCAAGATAGGATGACCATGATTGCCATCACTCACACTGTACATACCGCCACCTAGGAGCGCTAAATTGTTATCAAAAGTGATGTTACTTAACACCAGATAGCCATAGCTAGTGTATAAACCTCCCCCATATTGGTCCGCAAAAGTTCCATTTGCATTTCCAGAAGTAATTGTAAAACCATCCAACTGTGTCGAAATGTTTACAAAAGCCGCCGTAACAACATGATAAGAGTTATCACTGGTGTCATGCTCAATGCCGATATCGCCGCTCAGAATCGTGACATACTTCGAAGGGTCACGTTCAGTAGACAACATCTCGGTCCCTGCAAAACCTCCGTAAACTGACACACTATCTTGAAGTATAAAAGAAAGCCCGCGATCAGTACCAGTGGTTGGTTTATAAGTTCCTGCCGCGACCCAAATCTGCTCTCCGCTTGAGGCGAAGGCAAGGGCTGATTGCAAATCGGTATAGGCATCGGTCCAGGATGAGCCGTTATTTAACCCAGTTGCATTCCACTTAACGTAAATAATACAGCCCGGTCCTGGGTATGGGTAGCTAATTGGAGATGATGGCGGGCAAAGACCTGGGTAGGGATATGGGTAAGGATATGGATATAACAGACTCTTACCTTCATATCCATAGGCCGTGCCGGTATTTGCCGCGATACCCACAAGCAGAGCAATAATCAAAAAAGCAATTTCAAATTTTATTTTTTTCATGGGAGATCCTCCTGGTTCAATATATTTGTACATTCAGAAACTTTGTAGATGGCAACTTCGCCATCCCGAAAAACTGGTGAAGTCCAACTCGTTTGTGACAATCGAGAATCGTTAAAACTATTATTCTTACCTCCTGAATATATGTATATCTCTTTCGCCCCTGTTGCACATATTTTATTTAAAGTATCAATAGAATCCCAGTTAGTATTAAATGACAACTTGTTCGTTGGCATCTGAAGAAGCGGGCTTAACCAAACGCCAGCATCTGTTCCGTAAACTTGACCATTATTTTTGAAGGTTGGAATAAGAAAGAGAGTGTTATTTGAAAGATTCTCTCGAATCCACTGAAAGGCAAGCTCATCCTTCTTTCCAAAATAGTTACAACACACATCCGGGTATATTGAATTATGTAGCAAGAAATTGAATACCACACATCCAATAATTGCAATAGTCATACTCTGCTGTAATATTCGGTTTACTTCCAAATTTCTGATCAGTCCGCTAAATCCAAGTCCACCCATCGTTGAAAGTGGCACAAAAAGAGCCATCTCCAGGAATTGGCGATCCAACAAAGCATACTTATTTCCAATTGTTAAATTTGGAATCAACGCAACCAAGCATAATCCAAACAAAAACAAGGATATTCCAACTGATGCCGTTGGGTGTGATCGAAAGGCAAAAGGTGTGATAATAAGCAAGATGGCCCAGACAAGAGGCGAGTTGTAAAACCTTGCAAGTGGCTGTAGAAGTGGCCATAAAACAAGTACAAATAATAATGAAAAGCGTACCGTTTGAAAAAAACTCAATTCATTATTAAGTTGCAACTTACGGGAAAGGGAAAAACCTATAAAAGCTATAGCCAAACATATAATAATCCTTGTATGAATCAGAGTGATCCCTATTACAAGAACAGAAACATAGACAAGAAATTTATCTTTTTTGAGATCATTACGTAGTGCCAACCATAGCAATAACACAATGACCGGCATGGTCGATATCGCCGCCAAAGCAGGAAATTTCCCCCAGTTTACAGAGAATGACGGCATAAGCCACCCCACCGCTGATAACAACCCAGAAAAGGCAGCTCCACTCTTACTTTTTGTCAATCCATACACCAAAGCGGCAACAGAGATAGGGGCGATAACTAAAAACAATTGTCCCAATAATGGGATGGCAGTAGACAAATCCAAGCCTGATGTTAATACTAGCCATGCCGTAAGGGAGTGAAATCCATGATGATAATAATTATTCAAAACATTATTAAGAGATATTTTGACGAGATTCGCCGTATCAGGGTAAATAATCCCAACTACAATTTGATAATGAATTGGAGAGTCAGAATAAGGCGGCAGAATAATCCGTGTTAGATACGCAAGCCTAACACACAGCATAAAAATAAAACCGACACTCAACGCAAAAAAATCAGCATTGATTTTTATTTCACGTATCCTATTAAGATTTTTAAACAAGAACAAAACAGTCCCAATTAATATAAAGATACTCAATGGTCTCAATAGAGACGGTAAAAGCAAAGAAACCATTGCAACGATATAGGATAGTAAACTCAAGGTGATACACCCGACACCAACCCCCACCAATGAGTTCAATTCTGAATTAAGCTGGCCATTACTCATTAGCTTAATCGTGATCAATCCCAAACCGAATATGCATACAAAGAAAATAAATACCCCCACCTTGTAGTCATTAAGAATGGAGAAACCATCTAAAAATATATTCCACCAGATTACCAGTTTGTTCATATATTCTTTACCGCATTTGATGCTCTATAAAATCGACCTAAGCGAATACATACGTATCTCCCCGGGAGTATTCCTCCCTAGTATTTGTTTTCGAAACTACCCCACAAAGGTAACTTCATCGAAATCATTATAGACCTCCAACTTTCACAAACACAAGGTGATGGATGTCACAGTTTGGTTACAACAGTAAAACAGTCCGCCTCGTACGAGGCGGACTGTTTTACTGTTTTGTTGCTCTTTGACTATCCCCTACCCTACGGTGCAGCGATGACGAGCTCTGTGGTCATCCCCACATCATCCAACGAAGTGTACCAGTAGTCGGTCGTCAGACCCTCTGTCGGGATCCCCAGGATCTCATTGAAACTGCTCAGGTACTTCGTTCTCTCGCTCGTGAACACACTCACTCCGTTCGTGCTCACTACTCGCACTGGTCCTCCATTGATCCCATACCGCGGGAACACTCTCTGCCCAGGCAGGATCGAGTACGGTGTCGTGTTCTTCTTCACCCCGCCGATGTACACATCCACTTCCGCTGTCTCTGTCTCACTCGGGTTCCCGATCACCAGGTACGTGATCATACTGGCATCATCCAAGGAGGTGAACCAGTATTCTGTTGTCAATTGATGCACAGGAAAACCTATTACTTCATTGAAACTGCTCTGATATGTCGTTCTCTCGCTCGCGAAGATGTTCACTCCGTTCGTGCTCACCACTCGCACTGGTCCTCCGTTGACCCCATACCGCGGGAACACTCTCTGCCCAGGTAGGATCGAGTACGGTGTCGTGTTCTTCTTCACCCCTCCGATGTATACATCCACTTCCGCTGTCTCTGTCTCACTCGGGTTCCCGATCACCAGGTACGTGATCATCCCCGCATCGTCATAGCTCGTGAACCAGAACTCTGTGTCCAGTTGTGTCGAGGGGAAGCCCATCACTTCATTGAAACTGTTCCCATACTTCGTTCTCTCGCTCGTGAACACACTCACTCCGTTCGTGCTCACCACTCGTACCGGCCCGCCGTTGATCCCATACCGCGGGAACACGCGCTGCCCAGGCGGGATCGAGTATGGTGTTGTGTTCTTCTTCACGCCTCCGATGTACACATCCACTAACGCTGCCTCTGTCTCACTCGGGTTCCCGATCACCAGGTACGTGATCATCCCCGCATCGTCCAATGAGGTGAACCAGTATTCGGTCGTCAGTTGGTTCGCGGGGAATCCTACGATCGAGTTGAAGCTGCTCCCGTAGATCGCTCTTTGGCTCGTGAACATGTTCACTCCGTTCGTGCTTCTCACTCGCACTGGTCCACCGTTGATCCCATATCGATCCGTTAGCCGTTGCCCTGTTCCTATTCCGTAGTTCCCCTGGGTGTTCCCACCGATCGTTACATTGATGTTTGAACAACCTATTGAGGTGTTGAATGTGCTGGTGTAGTTCTGCCCACTTATGTTGGCTCCCAGGTTGCTGTAGCTGAGGTTCAGCGGCGCAAAGGTGTGACAGGTGCTTGTTGGGGTTACTGTTCCACTCCAGCCACCTGGTACTGTGATCGTGTAGCTCCCGTCTCCTTTGGAGGTCACTGTCTTGGTGCCTCCATCCGTGTAGCTTAGCGTTACTCCTCCTACCCCTACATTGCCACTGATTTTCAGAAGAGGGACATCAGCCTCTGCTCGAGCGATAACTTCAACTTCCCCAAGCCCCGCAATAGAGCCGCTCACAGAAGTAAATTCAATTCGGACAACTCTAGCAAGAACGTTATCGAAAGTTACATCCGTGCCATTTTCGGAAAGTGCTCCAGAAGTTTTACTTGCTACTTGAGTAGTACCTGCTGTATCGCTGTACAACCTTATTGTAGCGTTCAAAATTTTTATATTGGAGTCAGTACTTGGAATATTATATAAACGCACAGTCTTTACAGTAATAGGCACCGGGAATGCCAATTTTGCCCATTGAGAGGTTGGACTTCCTGAGTTGCTTACCCAGAATTTTTTGAAATTATCATAAGGCATTTGAAGTTTAAGGCGGCGATCGTTGATACCTGTTGACGAGCCACCGCCTGTAGAAGAGACTGTTACAGTTGCTCCCGGAGCAAGGTTCGTCCATTTTGCATCTGCCGGATTGGCAGGGACAGATATCATAGTATGACCAGCATGGCATCCAACGCAGGTCGCTACCTCACCTGTGCGACCAAAGTTCATACCCGCCACATGTGACGCTCCCGGCGATTCCTGAGGTAACAACCCTGGTCCAGTTAATGGAATCTTATAACCCTTTGATTGACTAGTGCGAAGTTGTTCAAAAAGTGGCACATTGGCAGGAGAAAGAGTCGAAAGTGAACCGTCTGGATTAATAGGCACTTCCTTTAAGAGAATCGGCCAATCCAAATTTTCAAAGGAACCGCTTTGTTGATTGCGTTGGTGGTCTATATAAAACCTAATTGTATCCGCTGACCCGACTGGAGGAGCATTCACAATATTTGCGTCTACCGGGGCATTGAAATAAACATTCAAATCGTTGAAAGTGAAAGTGCCATCAATATCATATGGTCCTTGTGCTGTAGGAGGTAAGGCACTGGCAACTTGTGTAACCTTATCAGGGAGAATTGGAGGTACAGAACGAGGACGTACCAACCTCGCCCTCAATTCAGTTGTACCGACATTATCATAAACTAAGGATAATCCGCTTCCATCAGAATTAATGGTGTATAGCCCATAATCCTGTTTTGTGTCTCGCGCCCATGAAATAACAAGGCGCCCATCTGGTAAGACTTCTGGTTCTGCGGCGTAGTTCCCGACATACACCCCATAGGAAGGAGGATTTGCACGTGCAAACTGCTGAACACTTTCATCTCTTGTTGTAATCCCTATAATGGGTATATATTCATTTACACCACGTGCATAATGTCGAATACCACCAAAACCAGCGGCTTCTGTTCCGTTTGTCATTGGGAAAAAATTGGCATAAAAACTACCATCAGAAGCAAACACCCCGCCATATGCATGATTGCTATTTTCACCAACAAAAAAGGAGTTGGATCTTCCAGTAAACTGGGAAAGCCCGGTTCCATCGGGGTTAATGGAAGCAAGATGCCACGCGTTACGCCATAAATTTGATTTACCTCCAACCTCCGTGCATTCATTACCCGAATGATTAACAGCACATAAACCATCTTTCATAATATACCCACCCTGCGGGTTGGTGATTGTAGCTAAGCTGTCGGCTCCCACACGAAGGTTGCGCCACCAACGTGAGTATACAATCCTACCCGTTAGTGGGTCAACAATAGGACGTTCCGCGCCACTACGTTCTGCAGTAATACGATGCAAACTTTTTCCGTCTGCATTTATTACATATAAGTTACTTGTACGCGCTGCTCCATACTGGCCAAAGGACGGCCACCGAGTAGACGAAAACACAATACGCCCATCCGGAAGCCATACCGGGTCAGTGTCATCGTAGGTAGTAAAGTTCGAAGCAAGATTACCAAACTGAGAGAGGTTAATGTTTCTATCTGAAAATGTAATTTGCTTTAAGCCCGTCCCGTCAACATTAATCATATAAATACGCCATGCACCAGGGTTGGTCATCGGAGCAGTTGAGTATGAACCGTTAGGTAAACCAGAAAAAATAATCTTAGTTGCGTCGTATGATACATCCGGGGCATTTACATCGATCAAATTAAGTGACGCAGCGGTAGGTTTCGATCCATCAACCAGGGTTCGCATTGTGCCATTCGCATCTCGAATAATCAACTTTCCTGGAGCCGATACTTGGAAACGCCCCCATGGTTGCACACCCGGCATTGATCCAGTAGCATCATAATAAGCGCTACCATTACTTGGAATCTTTCTGGAAACGAACACAAGGGCATAATTACCAAGAGCATTTGTTAGCTCGCTTGAGCCTGATTCAGTACCCATGGCAAAAGTTCCACTTACACTTGTTACCAGTAAAGCAAAGATTGTTATACAAAACACTAATATACGGCTTGAAAAAGCCACTTTTTGAGTAAACATACATACCTCCAATTTATAAGACTTCTATGTGGGGAAAACGACACTAACCACTAATAGGTTACAACGAAAGCAAAATTTGCAGAAGCTTTAATCACTATAAAGTTACAAACATTTTTGTAAGGAGCAACACGACCTTAGTCATCCTGTACTAAAGTACTATAAAACACATCAGTATGGCATCAAAACAGTAGAAACTTACCTGTAAGCTACTAATATTACAACCTATTACTAAATTTGTTACAACCAAACAGTCCGCCTCGTACGAGACGGACTGTTTTACTGTTGTGTTGCTCTTTGATTGCTCCCTACTCTACGGTGCAGCGATCACCAACTCCGTGGTCATCCCCACATCATCCAACGAAGTGTACCAGTAGTCGGTCGTCAGACCTTCGGTCGGGATCCCCAGGATCTCGTTGAAACTACTCAGGTACTTCGTTCTCTCGCTCGTGAACACCTTCACTCCGTTCGTGCTCACCACTCGCACTGGTCCTCCGTTGATCCCATACCGCGGGAACACTCTCTGCCGGGTAGGATCGAGTACGGTGTCGTGTTCTTCTTCACCCCTCCGATATACACATCCACTTCCGCTGTCTCTGTCTCACTTGGGTTCCCGATCACCAGGTACGTGATCATGCTGGCATCATCCAATGAGGTGAACCAGAGCTCGGTCGAGGTTTGAGCTATCGGGTATCCCAACACTTCGTTGAAGCTGTTCCCATACTTCGTTCTCTCGCTCGTGAACACCTTCACTCCGTTCGTGCTCACTACTCGTACCGGTCCTCCGTTGATCCCATACCGAGGGAACACTCTCTGCCCAGGTAGGATCGAGTATGGTGTCGTGTTCTTCTTCACCCCTCCGATGTATACATCCACTTCCGCTGTCTCTGTCTCACTCGGGTTCCCGATCACCAGGTACGTGATCATTCCCGCATCGTCATAGCTCGTGAACCAGAACTCTGTGTCCAGTTGTGTCGAGGGGAAGCCCATCACTTCATTGAAACTGTTCCCATACTTCGTTCTCTCGCTCGTGAACACACTCACTCCGTTCGTGCTCACCACTCGTACCGGTCCGCCGTTGATCCCAT
Proteins encoded in this window:
- a CDS encoding PQQ-dependent sugar dehydrogenase, producing MQPNLQIDQFELLTPSSGWVLSNEHLFWTLDAAQTWNEIGPAIPLNAKIQDVYFLDQESGWILWNINNPDGGSSFTLARTLNHGQNWETLPLDLFDEGDVSAHSEKASIGWFDVQAGWIAVKQATSSNFSLGTLFTTSDGGVTWVRSTLPVADNISFSESQTGWATGGPAGDQIFRTQDGGVNWLDAKSGIKTDALTVIYQPYYFNGQGILVTTDVGLKNNLTLYVYDNSIDEWSLVYQVALGAEPGIIPLSILDPENFLAVISGTKTIVRMKDGEFDTFENTDGLSSSIVNLDMVSTDIGWAKSVEADCVTASSLTDQPASVSCSSTTRLLQTFNGGVTWQTVHLPDVRPEITALEILDIENANITSTLAGIGSTNTFTGQGFDKCEIPSISQMQTWWNNSPYKAVNLYIGGSSRACANNVLTAYYLQQLNQQGWQFIPTWVGPQAPCTGFSSRMSSNMTTAYNQGVSEANLAVERLAELGLTYPDKTGSVVYYDIEYYGTDSACRNAVNAFMNGWVSQIKSRGNLAGVYGSTLCNTGLSDFLNITNIPDVIWPARWYHNIGEGYYDPSASVWNLGTCIPNTVWANQQRIRQYEGDHDETWGSLTLGIDSNVLDGVVAVPAFLDPSKLTFQEVASGLNNPVFITHAGDGSNRLFVLERSGKIRIIKNGSLLSTPFLDIQSSVRSTSGEQGLLGLAFHPSYASNGKFYVVYTAPRSGDSNGSVLTLRQYTVSVGNPDLANTGSGATILTIDHPTNSNHNGGTIAFGNDGYLYWSTGDGGGGGDPNNNAQNLKSHLGKILRIDVNSGSPYAIPATNPFYSDPTSGIKKEIWAYGLRNPWRISFDRSTHDLYIGDVGQGVREEIDFQPSNSTGGQNYGWRIMEGSLCYNPSSGCDQTGKILPVAEYDHTLGCSVTGGYVYRGSNFPSLKGYYLYGDFCSGRIFSTYNNLPTGWTTPVQLADTAFNITTFGEDQQGELYLADYATGKIYKIKYADPSISGNVGVGGVTLSYTDGVAKSVTSKGDGSYTITVPSGWSGTVTPTSTCHTFAPQNLSYSNLGANTSGQNYTSTFNTSIGCSNINVTIGGNTQGNYGIGTGQRLTDRYGINGGPVRVRSTNGMAMFTSQRAIYGSSFNSIVGFPADQLTTEYWFTSLDDAGMITYLVIGNPSETETALVDVYIGGEKKNTTPYSIPPGQRVYPRYGINGGPVRVVSTNGVNIFTSERSKYGNSFNEVMGFPSTQLDTEFWFTSYDDAGMITYLVIGNPSETETAEVDVYIGGVKKNTTPYSILPGQRVFPRYGINGGPVRVVSTNGVKVFTSERTKYGNSFNEVLGYPIAQTSTELWFTSLDDASMITYLVIGNPSETETAEVDVYIGGVKKNTTPYSILPGQRVFPRYGINGGPVRVVSTNGVKVFTSERTKYLSSFNEILGIPTEGLTTDYWYTSLDDVGMTTELVIAAP